A single genomic interval of Xyrauchen texanus isolate HMW12.3.18 chromosome 8, RBS_HiC_50CHRs, whole genome shotgun sequence harbors:
- the LOC127648283 gene encoding GTPase IMAP family member 8-like isoform X2 yields MVEERHITVINTPHLLQPNLLESQLTNRVKECVELSAPGPHVIILVLQHNNFNNMDRHRVKHVLKLFSEQAIKRTIVLTTDGESYISFASSRIVNSTVHQLIKECGGGHLQFNEIQKDLSKIFQRIKKILKKEDEECIICDMYEDADDGTPVDKTSRSGHLVGPEEEEDSDHEVEGKFKESHTSVVKKSDGRGALNVFSSVPVPGKPELNVMLCGSNTTLKASVSKQFRRVMKKMKKGHLITLVELSALTQLSKEEMICESLRSVSLCDPGVHVFLFIVPAGQLTDKDRAEMEKIQKMFNTKDRLMVLFTTDDRNTDFLASKECQRIVSLYGGCYNLMMLKDQKNSKLTSEVLESMVQMKTEPYSLKMHVRDHEKRVKQELEDKYKKDLRERDEKIKELQQKIQSDGTEDEPADVKCLRIVLIGRTGNGKSATGNTVLGRDAFQSKLKSDSVTTVCQKGVGEVDGKTVTVVDTPGLFDTTLPNEKVIDEMVKCVLLSAPGPHVFIIVLTLGRFTREEMDTVDLINKMFGSKAAQFSIVVFTRGDDLQEPIEDYLRESNSAELKRLIKDCGDRYVVFNNKEKKDHTQVTCLLNMIEEVRKSNQGQYFTNSMFEDAEMSIKKKMEEILKEKEKEIQAQKEEFQAKYEMEMKNMKERLEKEKQRADKERMQMESKFMEKEEALKNQFDEKVKTEQKKRDTENQKRMQEEKQQKAEYQQKIEKMKREMDNQISQYEKQQQEREKENKLREEEYKQAQEKMKPEQESAVAELRQKQEQETKKRLLEEQKRSDQEEKERERWRRKIKYAENDKEIQEKIKQKQKEWEEEKKRQMGEREDEEKNRRDRHEEELREKQEQLENMRKKFVGEREEETKKREEERQQQIKEKQQKEREYEDKKSEMESHYGELERERKKEWDRKKQEDDERREEEKKKMIEDLKQERKDEFERREREESARKEREEQERDKMIKEYEQKINKMKNEHDDEARRKAEELNDFKDKKEQQFQELRQTLRERDELFELLQEVYQRLQIESDEEAKKLKSQLEYSMKRSKCAIL; encoded by the exons TAAACGCACCATAGTGCTGACTACTGATGGAGAGTCATACATCTCTTTTGCCAGTTCCCGGATCGTGAACTCCACTGTTCATCAGTTAATAAAGGAGTGTGGAGGAGGACATCTTCAGTTTAATGAAATACAGAAAGATCTCTCTAAGATATTCCAAAGAATCAAGAAGATACTCAAGAAAGAAGATGAAGAATGTATAATTTGTGACATGTATGAGGATGCAGACGATGGAACACCAGTAGATAAGACGAGCAGATCTGGACATTTAGTCGGACCAGAGGAAGAAGAGGATTCTGATCATGAAGTGGAAGGAAAGTTCAAAGAGAGCCATACCAGTGTGGTAAAAAAAAGTGATGGAAGAGGTGCTCTAAATGTTTTTT CATCAGTACCTGTTCCTGGAAAACCAGAGCTGAACGTTATGCTCTGTGGAAGCAATACAACACTCAAGGCCTCCGTGTCCAAACAATTTCGGCGggtaatgaaaaaaatgaaaaaaggacaTCTAATCACGCTTGTGGAACTTTCAGCTCTCACTCAGCTCTCAAAAGAGGAAATGATATGTGAATCTCtccgctctgtctctctctgtgatCCTGGAGTTCATGTTTTCCTCTTCATTGTTCCTGCTGGTCAACTTACTGATAAAGACAGAGCAGAAATGGAGAAAATCCAGAAAATGTTTAATACTAAAGATCGCCTCATGGTGCTTTTCACGACTGATGACAGAAATACTGATTTTTTAGCATCCAAAGAATGCCAGAGGATTGTCAGTCTTTATGGGGGTTGTTACAATTTGATGATGTTAAAGGACCAAAAAAACAGCAAACTGACCTCGGAGGTGTTAGAATCCATGGTGCAAATGAAGACTGAACCGTATTCACTTAAGATGCATGTAAGAGATCATGAGAAGAGAGTCAAACAAGAACTAGAAGATAAATACAAAAAAGATCTGAGAGAGAGGGATGAGAAGATTAAAGAATTACAGCAGAAGATTCAGTCAGATG GTACTGAAGATGAACCAGCTGATGTGAAGTGTTTGAGAATTGTGTTGATTGGGAGAACAGGAAATGGAAAGAGTGCAACAGGAAACACAGTTCTGGGAAGAGATGCATTTCAGAGCAAACTGAAGTCAGATTCAGTGACGACTGTTTGTCAGAAGGGAGTTGGTGAAGTTGATGGTAAAACGGTCACTGTTGTTGATACTCCAGGTCTCTTTGACACAACACTGCCAAATGAAAAAGTGATAGATGAAATGgtgaaatgtgttttactgtCAGCACCTGGACCTCATGTCTTCATCATTGTGTTGACTTTGGGAAGATTTACAAGAGAAGAGATGGACACTGTGGATCTGATAAACAAGATGTTTGGTTCAAAAGCTGCACAGTTCAGTATTGTAGTCTTCACCAGAGGAGATGATCTACAGGAGCCTATAGAAGATTATTTGAGGGAAAGTAATTCAGCAGAACTCAAGAGGTTGATCAAAGACTGTGGAGACAGATACGTCGTTTTtaataacaaagaaaagaaagaccACACACAAGTGACTTGTCTTTTAAATATGATAGAAGAAGTGAGGAAATCTAACCAGGGTCAGTACTTCACTAACAGCATGTTTGAGGATGCAGAGATGTCCATTAAAAAGAAAATGGAGGAAAtactgaaagagaaagagaaggaaattCAGGCTCAGAAAGAGGAATTTCAAGCTAAATATGAAATGGAAATGAAAAACATGAAGGAAAGGTTGGAGAAAGAGAAGCAAAGAGCAGATAAGGAAAGGATGCAAATGGAAAGTAAGTTTATGGAAAAGGAGGAAGCTCTCAAAAATCAGTTTGACGAGAAAGTAAAAACAGAACAGAAGAAGCGAGACACGGAGAACCAGAAACGAATGCAggaggaaaaacaacaaaaagctgAATATCAGCAAAAAATAGAAAAGATGAAGAGAGAGATGGACAATCAGATATCACAGTATGAAAAACAGCAacaggaaagagagaaagagaataaatTGAGAGAAGAGGAATACAAACAGGCTCAAGAAAAGATGAAACCCGAGCAAGAGTCTGCCGTGGCTGAACTGAGACAGAAACAAGAACAGGAAACTAAAAAGAGGTTGTTGGAGGAACAAAAGAGGAGTGAtcaagaagaaaaagagagagaaaggtggaggagaaaaataaaatatgctgaaaatgacaaagaaattcaagagaaaattaaacaaaaacagaaagaatgggaggaagaaaagaaaagacagatgGGAGAAAGAGAGGATGAAGAAAAGAACAGAAGAGACAGGCACGAGGAAGAGCTGAGAGAAAAGCAAGAACAACTGGAGAACATGAGAAAGAAATTtgtaggagagagagaagaagaaacaaaaaagagagaagaagagagacaGCAGCAGATCAAAGAGAAACAGCAGAAAGAGAGGGAATATGAAGACAAGAAAAGTGAAATGGAAAGTCATTATGGTGAGCTGGAACGAGAGAGGAAAAAGGAGTGGGACAGGAAAAAACAAGAGGATGATGAGAGAAGAgaggaggaaaaaaagaaaatgattgaaGATCTGAAACAAGAGCGAAAAGATGAGTttgagagaagagaaagagaggagagcgctagaaaagaaagagaggaacAAGAGCGTgataaaatgataaaagaatatGAGCAGAAAATAAATAAGATGAAAAATGAACATGATGATGAAGCACGAAGAAAAGCAGAAGAATTGAATGATTTCAAAGACAAAAAAGAGCAGCAATTTCAAGAGCTCAGACAAACGCTAAGAGAGCGTGATGAACTATTTGAATTACTGCAAGAAGTGTATCAGCGCTTACAAATTGAATCAGATGAAGAAGCGAAAAAGCTAAAAAGTCAGCTTGAATATTCAATGAAGAGGTCAAAATGTGCCATTCTGTGA